A window of Halalkalibacillus sediminis contains these coding sequences:
- a CDS encoding M14 family metallocarboxypeptidase: MYSKLCKIFIGLLLLSTIFSNDSHIQAEADMRAVVQQEGTEVYEEKDNKFTVLQEYEVGDIIQYKQDSEDSEWLVVNLDNDESTEGYIHSENVDVVSDERASFEGAAVDGEVQVFNKPSSNGDVIKTIIQGSVLEVQTFVSGWYEINVDVEGEQIKGYISQGTIEIAGDDQVSLSGIAQQNQTHVYSQVSGSSDVIKSYPKGSKLLYRSFLSGWYEAIVYVDGTKHTGYISQNDVEEPVEKQASLTGVALGKTSVYSSTNKNSSEIKNYSKGSILKYKTFIEGWYEATVFVDGVKYTGYIHSGDVEEPTSNPKSLSGVGTKQKTKVYAKASESSSVLKDYGQGSTLKYKTFINDWYAAEVILDGKRHTGYIHVNDVQEPTNDPVSLKGVALKNKTNVYVSANKDSRVLKDYSQGSTLKYKTFIDGWYQARVILDGEAQTGYIAASDVEQPVEDSENLRGVSVNSSTKVYVRPSKTSSALKSYNAGKVLYYETYLNNWHVAEVILNGKRQTGYIHEKDVEEPVAEQKKSSGYALKSETEIYSNPTKDSNAIKSYEQGQLLYYKTFLNNWYEATVYTNGKKRTGYIYAGDVEEPIKDQENLKGYSYHSKINVYSAPSKRQTVLKSYGEGRLLKYKSFMDDWYEAEIIVNGNRKTGFIHKNDVIDQNASQESFDGMAYRDETFVYSATSRDSKKLKGYSFGSRMVYKTFTSNWYEATVYVEGKKRTGYIHKNDVINAMKDLGPIVNPKSVYSYNQMVKDINKLKNAYSGIIRTEVIGQSLQGRDIHVVKIGNGDKKITINASHHAREWISTNLVMNQIDEYSRAYVNGSKIDGYNVRDILEKVTIYYVPMVNPDGVTLNQFGPDGFSNRSQLIRLNNGSTDFTSWKANARGVDLNRQYPADWENITKVASNPGPYNYKGTNPLTEPEVKALYNFTKNNNFESHVAYHSSGEVLYWAYNSTGKKREEYRQLADKVSNKTGYSLVHPSSNPSGGGYTDWVIDSIQKPGLTPELSRHVGSRPVPLSNYERIWRQNDSVGLMLAKEALN; this comes from the coding sequence TTGTACTCTAAATTATGTAAGATTTTTATTGGATTATTGCTTCTTAGCACGATATTTTCTAACGATTCTCATATTCAAGCTGAAGCTGACATGCGAGCGGTGGTCCAACAAGAGGGAACGGAAGTTTATGAGGAGAAAGATAACAAGTTTACTGTATTACAAGAGTATGAAGTAGGAGACATCATACAATATAAACAAGATTCTGAGGATTCAGAGTGGCTAGTTGTCAATCTAGATAATGATGAATCGACAGAAGGTTACATACATAGTGAGAATGTGGATGTTGTATCCGATGAGAGAGCTTCTTTTGAAGGGGCGGCTGTGGATGGTGAAGTCCAAGTTTTTAATAAGCCGAGTAGTAATGGAGACGTAATTAAAACTATTATCCAAGGTTCTGTGCTCGAAGTTCAAACTTTTGTCTCTGGATGGTACGAAATCAATGTAGATGTAGAAGGCGAACAGATCAAAGGTTATATCTCTCAAGGAACTATTGAGATTGCTGGTGATGACCAAGTCAGCTTAAGTGGAATAGCACAACAAAATCAGACCCATGTATATTCTCAAGTTTCTGGATCATCTGATGTTATAAAAAGTTACCCTAAAGGTAGTAAGTTATTGTACCGTTCATTCTTGTCTGGATGGTATGAAGCAATTGTTTACGTAGACGGTACTAAACACACAGGTTATATCTCTCAAAACGATGTAGAGGAACCAGTGGAGAAACAGGCCTCCTTGACAGGGGTGGCTTTAGGGAAGACTTCTGTTTATTCAAGTACGAATAAAAATAGTTCAGAAATAAAGAATTATAGTAAAGGTTCAATTCTAAAATACAAGACGTTTATCGAAGGTTGGTATGAAGCAACAGTTTTTGTTGACGGTGTGAAGTACACCGGGTATATACACTCTGGTGATGTCGAAGAACCAACGAGTAATCCTAAATCTTTAAGTGGTGTCGGAACTAAGCAAAAAACGAAAGTCTATGCAAAAGCTAGTGAAAGCTCGAGTGTTCTAAAAGACTATGGACAAGGAAGTACATTAAAATATAAGACATTTATCAATGACTGGTATGCAGCAGAAGTCATTTTAGATGGGAAGCGCCACACTGGTTATATTCATGTGAATGACGTACAAGAACCAACAAACGATCCTGTGTCTTTAAAAGGAGTAGCATTAAAAAATAAAACAAATGTATATGTTAGTGCCAACAAGGACTCAAGAGTTCTTAAAGATTACTCCCAAGGAAGTACACTGAAGTATAAGACATTCATAGATGGCTGGTATCAAGCGAGAGTAATTTTGGATGGCGAAGCACAGACAGGCTATATTGCAGCGTCTGATGTTGAACAACCAGTTGAGGACTCCGAAAACCTTCGAGGAGTATCAGTAAATTCTTCAACCAAGGTTTATGTCAGACCAAGCAAAACAAGCTCTGCTCTAAAATCATATAATGCAGGTAAAGTCCTTTATTATGAAACTTATTTAAATAACTGGCATGTCGCAGAGGTGATCCTGAATGGAAAACGCCAAACGGGTTATATACATGAAAAAGATGTGGAAGAGCCAGTGGCGGAACAAAAAAAATCATCAGGATATGCTTTGAAGAGTGAAACAGAAATATACTCAAACCCAACAAAGGATAGTAACGCTATAAAATCCTATGAACAGGGACAATTGCTATACTATAAAACATTTTTGAATAATTGGTATGAAGCGACAGTATATACTAATGGAAAAAAACGAACTGGATATATTTACGCTGGAGACGTGGAGGAGCCAATTAAGGATCAAGAGAACCTTAAAGGTTACTCCTATCACTCAAAAATCAATGTTTATTCCGCACCGAGCAAGAGACAGACGGTGCTCAAATCTTATGGAGAGGGCAGACTTTTAAAATACAAATCTTTTATGGATGATTGGTATGAAGCCGAAATTATCGTAAATGGTAATAGAAAAACAGGGTTTATACACAAAAATGATGTAATTGATCAGAATGCTTCTCAAGAGAGCTTTGACGGAATGGCTTACAGAGATGAGACATTTGTGTATTCTGCTACTAGTAGAGACTCAAAAAAGCTTAAAGGATATAGTTTTGGGTCTAGGATGGTTTATAAGACCTTTACATCAAATTGGTATGAGGCGACAGTATATGTAGAAGGTAAAAAACGTACTGGTTACATTCATAAGAACGATGTGATAAATGCAATGAAAGATTTAGGACCAATCGTTAATCCGAAAAGTGTTTATTCTTATAATCAAATGGTAAAAGACATCAATAAGCTTAAAAATGCTTATTCAGGGATTATTCGAACTGAAGTTATTGGCCAATCTCTACAAGGTCGAGACATTCATGTCGTGAAAATTGGAAATGGAGATAAGAAAATCACAATTAATGCTTCTCACCATGCTCGGGAGTGGATTTCTACTAATCTAGTTATGAATCAGATTGATGAATATAGTCGAGCATATGTGAACGGTTCTAAAATAGACGGTTATAATGTTCGTGATATCTTGGAAAAAGTAACAATTTACTATGTACCTATGGTTAATCCAGACGGTGTTACTTTAAACCAGTTCGGGCCGGATGGTTTCAGCAATCGGTCACAGTTAATTCGTTTGAATAATGGAAGTACAGATTTTACCTCTTGGAAAGCAAATGCTAGAGGGGTGGACCTGAATAGGCAGTACCCAGCTGACTGGGAAAATATCACGAAAGTTGCGTCAAACCCAGGTCCATATAATTATAAAGGGACTAACCCTTTAACAGAACCAGAAGTTAAAGCTTTATATAACTTCACAAAAAATAACAATTTTGAATCACATGTAGCATATCATTCATCTGGTGAAGTCCTTTATTGGGCATATAACTCGACAGGTAAGAAGAGAGAGGAGTATAGGCAGTTAGCCGATAAGGTTAGTAATAAAACAGGTTACAGCCTCGTACATCCTTCTTCTAACCCTAGTGGTGGAGGTTATACCGACTGGGTCATAGATTCAATTCAAAAACCTGGATTGACACCCGAGTTATCACGACATGTAGGGAGCCGCCCGGTACCGTTAAGTAATTACGAACGTATATGGAGACAAAATGATTCAGTAGGGCTCATGTTGGCAAAAGAAGCTTTGAATTAG
- a CDS encoding tyrosine-protein phosphatase — protein MIDIHNHLLPNIDDGPSSLYESLSLATDAVNMGINTVYVTPHHLNPQFENPKDKILKEIEMFQIHLENEQIPLTVRPGQEVRIVGDLIERIDRDEILFLNNKSSYLLLEFPSNNVPRFTSKIVFELQVNNHRPIIAHPERNKDIIQDPSKLYQLVKNGALTQLTASSVCGYAGKKIQKFCFKLIESNLAHFIASDAHNSNSRSFNLPEAYSLIEQKFGMYKKEELIENANLLHNSELVVGNIPEKVASNKFFNLF, from the coding sequence TTGATTGATATTCACAATCACTTATTACCCAACATTGATGACGGACCCTCTTCTCTTTATGAAAGTTTATCGCTTGCAACAGATGCTGTAAACATGGGAATCAACACGGTCTACGTCACGCCGCACCATTTAAACCCGCAATTTGAAAATCCAAAGGACAAGATTTTAAAAGAAATAGAGATGTTCCAAATACACTTAGAAAACGAACAGATTCCACTTACCGTCAGACCTGGACAAGAAGTTCGTATAGTCGGAGATTTAATAGAAAGAATCGACCGTGATGAAATTTTGTTTTTAAATAATAAATCCAGCTACCTACTACTTGAATTTCCATCAAACAATGTACCCCGTTTTACATCAAAAATTGTTTTCGAATTACAAGTAAACAATCATAGACCTATCATTGCCCACCCCGAAAGAAATAAAGATATCATTCAAGATCCAAGTAAGCTTTATCAGTTAGTTAAAAACGGAGCATTAACTCAACTAACTGCCTCAAGTGTTTGCGGATACGCTGGAAAAAAGATTCAAAAGTTTTGTTTTAAATTGATTGAATCTAATTTGGCTCACTTTATTGCATCAGACGCTCACAACTCTAATTCTCGAAGCTTTAACTTACCAGAAGCTTATAGCTTGATTGAACAGAAATTTGGAATGTATAAAAAAGAAGAATTAATTGAAAATGCTAATCTTCTCCATAATAGTGAATTAGTCGTTGGAAATATTCCGGAAAAAGTTGCATCGAACAAGTTTTTCAATCTATTTTAA
- a CDS encoding CpsD/CapB family tyrosine-protein kinase codes for MFGKRKKKNVKRTLIAKDQPKSPISEQFRTLRTNLQFASVDNELRSMIVTSTAPEEGKSITSANLAIVYAQQGLKVLFVDADLRKPTMHYTFRLSNTSGLSSLLIGKQSLDEVVEHDHIANLDLLPSGPIPPNPSELIGSRRMSRFIEEATKTYDLVLFDTPPVVAVTDAQLLANYVDGALLVIRSGQTNKQVAVKAKELLDQANANILGTVLNDVEVKKDNYYYYYGR; via the coding sequence ATGTTTGGAAAAAGAAAAAAAAAGAATGTGAAGAGAACACTAATTGCTAAAGATCAACCAAAATCCCCTATTTCAGAGCAATTCAGAACATTACGAACGAACCTTCAATTTGCTTCTGTCGACAATGAATTAAGAAGTATGATTGTCACTTCTACTGCTCCAGAAGAGGGTAAAAGTATCACTTCAGCCAATTTAGCAATTGTATATGCACAACAAGGTTTAAAGGTTCTGTTCGTCGATGCAGACCTTCGAAAACCAACTATGCACTATACCTTTCGTTTAAGTAACACTTCTGGTTTAAGTAGTCTATTGATTGGAAAGCAATCGCTAGATGAAGTAGTTGAACATGATCATATTGCTAACCTGGACTTACTTCCAAGTGGACCTATCCCACCCAACCCTTCAGAACTAATTGGTTCCAGAAGAATGAGTAGATTCATCGAGGAGGCTACTAAAACCTATGACCTAGTATTATTTGATACTCCGCCTGTGGTTGCAGTTACGGATGCACAGCTTTTAGCAAACTATGTTGATGGCGCATTATTAGTTATCAGAAGCGGCCAAACTAATAAACAGGTAGCAGTAAAAGCAAAAGAGCTTCTTGATCAGGCCAATGCCAACATATTAGGCACAGTATTAAATGATGTCGAAGTAAAAAAAGACAATTATTATTACTACTATGGAAGATAG
- a CDS encoding YveK family protein, protein MEESISLQEIFAALKKRLGIIIIITLSFVLIGLVYTLFFTTPQYEASSQFIVNQSVEQESTRYDVNEIRSSVELINTYNVILTSPVILNEVINKLDLDITSNQLASKINVSSASGSQVVNVRVTDSDPAQVAHIANLTVETFRDEIPDILNVDNVSVLSKAEYTSNPNKVSPNTQLNLAIAFVLGLMISMGIAFLQEVLDTSLKEEQDIERTLALPIMGRISTINEREIRKRNQKHRRGIL, encoded by the coding sequence ATGGAAGAATCAATTTCACTTCAAGAGATTTTTGCAGCATTAAAGAAACGACTAGGTATTATCATAATCATCACTTTAAGTTTTGTATTAATAGGCTTAGTCTATACTTTATTTTTCACAACTCCTCAGTACGAAGCATCTTCACAATTCATCGTCAACCAGTCAGTCGAACAGGAATCTACTCGTTATGATGTCAATGAAATAAGATCCAGCGTTGAACTAATAAATACTTATAATGTAATCCTTACTAGTCCAGTTATTCTGAACGAAGTAATAAACAAACTAGATTTAGATATTACTAGCAACCAACTAGCTTCTAAAATCAATGTATCGAGCGCCAGTGGGTCCCAAGTTGTTAATGTAAGAGTTACTGACTCAGATCCGGCTCAAGTCGCTCATATCGCAAACTTAACTGTGGAAACTTTTCGCGACGAAATTCCAGATATTTTGAATGTTGATAATGTCAGCGTTCTCTCCAAGGCTGAATACACCTCCAATCCTAACAAAGTAAGTCCAAATACTCAGTTGAATCTTGCAATTGCATTTGTCTTAGGACTCATGATTAGCATGGGTATAGCATTTTTGCAAGAGGTTCTAGATACTTCATTAAAAGAGGAACAAGATATAGAAAGAACATTGGCTCTACCTATTATGGGGCGTATTTCTACAATTAATGAGAGAGAGATTAGGAAGCGGAATCAAAAGCATAGAAGGGGGATCTTATAA
- a CDS encoding ROK family protein has protein sequence MRVLRNGSKKLIKEINRFKVLNIIRHQHPISRGEISKQYKLGVSTLSYIIEDLKSSGLIYEVGESTSTGGRRAKLIEFNKDFGSIISVKIEEKQVLLALTNMDAEIIAEKEISFGDDSSPESVVNILEKGIHKVFESCDKDINNLLGIGILSSGLVSQNDGSIIRSSMLGWSNVPITNMLQEKFEDVQIFVDNNINGYTLAELSNGEGQKSNNFLVVSVGAGIGLSVVIDRKIYYGALGGAGEFGHTSIVIDGYDCHCGQRGCLEMYASEFYFENKGRELIEKYPDSKIENFNFSEVAEVAEQDDELAKVLVGEMSHYLGYGVRNLINTFNPEKIVIAGEGMKYGHLFMDHVQEIAQKNFFSKVDMPTQIVASKLSKESWLTGGALLAINHIFQEPVYEKEQTII, from the coding sequence TTGCGTGTACTTAGAAATGGCAGTAAAAAACTAATTAAGGAAATCAACCGCTTCAAGGTGCTGAACATCATTCGGCATCAGCATCCTATCAGTCGAGGGGAAATATCTAAACAGTACAAATTGGGTGTTTCAACGTTGTCGTACATAATCGAAGATTTGAAAAGCAGTGGCTTAATTTATGAAGTGGGTGAATCCACTTCTACAGGTGGAAGAAGAGCGAAGTTGATTGAATTTAATAAAGACTTTGGATCGATCATCAGTGTAAAAATTGAAGAAAAGCAAGTTTTGTTAGCGCTTACAAATATGGATGCAGAGATAATTGCTGAAAAAGAAATCTCTTTTGGTGACGATTCATCACCGGAATCAGTAGTAAATATTCTTGAAAAAGGTATCCATAAGGTTTTTGAAAGCTGTGATAAAGATATCAACAACTTATTAGGAATAGGGATTTTATCTTCTGGTTTAGTTAGTCAAAACGATGGAAGCATCATCCGCTCTTCCATGCTTGGCTGGAGTAATGTACCAATCACCAATATGCTTCAAGAGAAATTTGAAGATGTTCAGATTTTTGTTGATAACAATATCAACGGCTATACATTGGCTGAATTGTCTAATGGCGAAGGGCAAAAAAGTAATAATTTTCTAGTGGTTTCAGTAGGGGCTGGTATTGGTTTATCAGTAGTGATTGACCGGAAAATTTACTACGGTGCATTAGGTGGTGCAGGTGAATTTGGTCATACAAGCATCGTAATAGACGGATATGATTGCCATTGTGGACAAAGAGGTTGTTTGGAGATGTATGCTTCGGAGTTTTATTTTGAGAACAAGGGCAGAGAGTTAATTGAAAAATATCCAGATTCAAAAATAGAGAACTTTAATTTTTCAGAAGTTGCTGAAGTTGCAGAACAAGACGATGAACTTGCGAAAGTGTTGGTTGGTGAAATGAGCCACTACCTGGGGTATGGCGTACGCAACCTGATCAATACATTCAATCCTGAAAAGATTGTTATAGCTGGTGAAGGAATGAAATATGGTCATTTGTTCATGGACCATGTACAAGAGATTGCTCAAAAGAACTTTTTCTCGAAAGTTGACATGCCGACACAAATCGTAGCTTCCAAACTTTCGAAAGAATCTTGGCTCACTGGTGGGGCACTGTTGGCGATTAATCATATTTTTCAAGAGCCAGTTTATGAGAAAGAACAGACAATTATTTGA
- a CDS encoding carbohydrate ABC transporter permease: MVGMTKKNTIFWLCIFLLPNLLGFLIFIAIPIASSLVVSFTDWDLVGSINFTGLDNYIRLMGDSEFWIALRNTFFFILGYIPLVMIFGLLCALLLNKKMKFRAFFRATYFLPVITSWVAVSLVWKWLYNPNFGLINYFLSLIGITGPEWLNDPNTAMIGIILTSAWKDIGFVMVLFLGGLQNISPTYYEAASIDGASKIRELWSITIPLLAPTTFFVTIISLINSFQVFDQVMIMTEGGPGGSTTVLVQNIYNYAFRYYEMGYASAMSWILFLIIFIVTLVQMKFQSKGVN, translated from the coding sequence ATGGTAGGTATGACTAAGAAGAATACAATCTTTTGGTTGTGTATTTTCTTGTTACCAAATCTATTAGGATTTCTGATATTTATCGCAATCCCTATTGCGTCTTCTCTTGTTGTTAGTTTTACAGACTGGGATTTAGTAGGGTCGATCAATTTTACCGGTCTGGATAATTATATCAGGTTAATGGGAGATTCTGAGTTTTGGATTGCTCTTAGGAATACATTCTTCTTTATTTTGGGATACATACCACTTGTGATGATTTTTGGGTTACTATGTGCTCTTCTTTTAAACAAAAAGATGAAATTCAGAGCTTTTTTCAGAGCTACATACTTTTTACCGGTAATTACAAGCTGGGTTGCTGTTTCACTTGTTTGGAAATGGTTATACAACCCAAACTTCGGTTTAATCAATTACTTTTTATCGTTAATCGGAATAACAGGTCCAGAGTGGTTGAACGATCCTAATACTGCGATGATTGGGATTATTCTCACAAGTGCATGGAAAGATATTGGATTTGTGATGGTCCTTTTCCTAGGTGGGCTGCAGAATATATCTCCTACCTATTATGAAGCTGCATCGATTGATGGGGCGAGTAAAATTAGGGAGCTATGGAGCATAACGATTCCATTACTTGCTCCGACAACATTCTTTGTCACGATTATTTCTCTGATTAATTCTTTTCAAGTTTTCGATCAGGTGATGATTATGACGGAAGGAGGGCCAGGTGGTTCAACGACGGTTCTCGTTCAGAACATTTACAACTATGCCTTCCGCTATTATGAGATGGGTTATGCATCCGCGATGAGTTGGATTTTGTTCTTGATTATTTTCATAGTGACCCTGGTTCAAATGAAGTTTCAGAGCAAGGGGGTTAACTGA
- a CDS encoding carbohydrate ABC transporter permease gives MNEQQLKRRNLIKKILFYLVLIGGAFIMLVPFLWMLSTSFKPSGATMVFPPEFIPENPTTENYKEVTEVFPMMRFLWNSIFVAVLTTIGQIILSAMAAYAFARMHFKGRDKLFLLYLATMMVPTQVTMIPQFILIKEFGWLDSYQALIIPTMFGVFGTFLMRQAMLSVPRELEEAAFMDGANHFKVFLNVCLPAVKPTIATLAIFTFMQSWNNFLWPLIVVNSNDKATLPLGLSLLEGRWGTDWSLMMAGVVISIVPILAVYLFAQKYFIQGMTMSGMKE, from the coding sequence ATGAATGAACAACAATTGAAGAGACGAAATCTAATTAAGAAAATCTTATTTTATTTGGTTCTTATTGGAGGCGCTTTCATCATGTTGGTGCCGTTTCTCTGGATGTTGTCCACTTCCTTTAAACCGAGTGGAGCTACCATGGTTTTCCCTCCAGAGTTCATACCGGAAAATCCGACTACAGAAAATTATAAAGAAGTGACTGAAGTGTTCCCGATGATGCGGTTCTTGTGGAACTCCATATTCGTTGCCGTTCTTACAACCATCGGACAGATTATATTAAGTGCAATGGCAGCTTACGCTTTTGCTAGGATGCATTTCAAAGGTAGAGATAAGTTATTCCTATTGTATTTAGCGACTATGATGGTTCCTACGCAGGTGACTATGATCCCGCAATTTATCTTAATCAAGGAATTTGGTTGGTTGGATTCGTACCAAGCATTGATTATCCCGACGATGTTCGGGGTGTTTGGAACATTCTTAATGCGACAAGCCATGTTGAGTGTCCCTAGAGAACTAGAGGAGGCGGCATTTATGGATGGTGCCAATCATTTCAAAGTGTTTTTGAATGTTTGTTTACCAGCAGTCAAACCGACGATTGCAACTTTAGCTATATTTACTTTTATGCAATCCTGGAATAATTTCTTATGGCCTTTGATAGTGGTCAATTCGAATGACAAGGCAACTTTACCATTAGGTTTATCCCTTCTGGAAGGTAGGTGGGGAACTGACTGGAGCTTGATGATGGCAGGTGTGGTCATCAGTATAGTTCCAATATTAGCAGTCTATCTTTTCGCTCAGAAGTATTTCATTCAAGGAATGACGATGAGCGGAATGAAAGAATAA
- a CDS encoding ABC transporter substrate-binding protein, translating into MKVGWLLILSLLAAVALYGCSSDEEGGGEEGTEITYYSFSASPNYEEELDQMVSDFEEQNSDITVNVELAAYDDYFTKLQTQIAGDNAPDVFELNYENFVQYASRGSLADLSSFIEEDEDFDPSQLNEEAYKAFQYDGKQYGMVESFSNVLTFYNKELFDEAGVDYPSADWTWEDEIAAAEQITDADNNVWGTFAPVTMNEFFKIAAQNGGQIFNENGEPTINSPENLEALEYMVGNVTERGIAPSPSDMSGQSPEDLFLNGQLGIVHTGIWMFDAFADASFEWDVQLEAGNTQKAHHFFANGIAVSENTEKKEAAYKFASFMSASQEVAEARVDASWELPAITDEEILAPYLEQSPPENRQAVFDALDSLVLPPVVDNWGRISDTTNQEFEKALNGDKTPQEVLETLESEIDSIMSE; encoded by the coding sequence ATTAAAGTAGGGTGGTTATTGATACTTAGTTTACTTGCTGCAGTGGCATTATATGGTTGTTCATCTGACGAAGAGGGTGGAGGCGAAGAAGGAACGGAAATAACTTATTACAGCTTTTCAGCTTCACCGAACTATGAAGAAGAACTGGATCAAATGGTAAGTGATTTCGAGGAGCAAAATTCAGACATCACGGTCAATGTTGAGTTGGCCGCGTATGATGATTACTTCACAAAGCTTCAGACCCAAATTGCTGGAGATAATGCGCCAGATGTTTTCGAATTGAACTACGAAAACTTTGTACAGTATGCATCGAGAGGTTCGCTTGCTGATCTATCATCTTTTATTGAAGAGGACGAGGATTTTGACCCAAGTCAGCTGAATGAGGAAGCATACAAAGCGTTTCAGTATGATGGTAAGCAATACGGAATGGTTGAAAGTTTCTCGAATGTCTTAACTTTTTACAACAAAGAATTATTTGATGAAGCTGGAGTAGATTACCCAAGTGCAGATTGGACATGGGAAGATGAAATTGCAGCTGCTGAACAAATTACAGATGCTGACAACAACGTTTGGGGAACATTCGCACCTGTTACAATGAATGAATTTTTCAAAATAGCAGCTCAAAACGGTGGTCAGATTTTCAATGAGAATGGTGAACCGACGATTAATTCACCAGAAAATTTAGAAGCCCTTGAGTATATGGTTGGTAATGTAACAGAGCGTGGCATTGCCCCTTCACCTTCAGATATGTCTGGTCAATCGCCAGAAGACTTGTTCTTGAATGGTCAGTTAGGGATTGTTCACACAGGTATCTGGATGTTTGATGCTTTTGCAGATGCATCATTTGAATGGGATGTACAGCTTGAGGCTGGAAATACTCAAAAGGCTCACCATTTCTTTGCGAATGGAATTGCCGTTTCTGAAAACACAGAAAAGAAAGAAGCTGCATATAAGTTCGCTTCATTCATGAGTGCAAGCCAAGAAGTTGCAGAGGCACGAGTGGACGCATCATGGGAGCTACCGGCAATTACTGATGAGGAAATATTAGCTCCTTACCTAGAGCAAAGTCCTCCTGAAAATCGTCAGGCTGTATTCGATGCATTAGACTCTCTAGTATTACCTCCTGTAGTAGATAACTGGGGTAGAATCAGTGACACAACAAACCAAGAATTCGAAAAAGCACTGAATGGAGATAAGACACCACAAGAGGTACTAGAAACACTAGAATCTGAAATCGATAGTATTATGAGTGAATAA